A genomic stretch from Bosea sp. F3-2 includes:
- a CDS encoding adenylate cyclase yields the protein MLGGSDSAVGEVLPGSQPSADDVRAELERLCASPELDIPARARRFLRYIVEETLAGHADRIKAYTVGIEVFERDPSFDAQSDPVVRIEAGRLRRALERYYLVVGLSDPVIISIPKGGYVPRFERRNVPVVDRSTPARPAERPVVAPPPWRWSRWLVTGTAVFVAALAGMVLWHTLPDVSKSAIPASAAPTLIVMPFANLGELPEAKVYADGLTEEIVSQLARFRELIVLGRETSRSIPPGADTARIRRELGVRYVLEGSVRTATNHLRVTGRLLDAQTGAVLWSHTYDDDLRVRDLFTIQDDVAQKVATAVAQPYGIIFRADERRTAPSPPDDLRDYACTVQFYTYRTALSAESHAAIRTCLERAIGAHPSYATAWAMLSILYLDEDRFGFNPKVGSPTAIQRSIEAAHRAIRLDPENVRALQALMMALFFAQKPAEALEVGERAIALNPNDTELLAEFGSRLGQAGAWERGTALLEQALARNPGHSDFYNGSLAHHAYMQRDYRRAEALIRQVSLEKFPLYHFVAAIIYAQLGMKPEAAEARDQFLRMRPKFFDNWDQEAAKRNYRPEDTIHLAQGARKAGFPVPNRTAAEAALEAGIPQR from the coding sequence ATGCTTGGCGGCAGTGACAGCGCGGTCGGTGAGGTGCTGCCGGGATCGCAGCCTTCGGCAGATGATGTACGTGCCGAACTCGAACGGCTCTGCGCGAGCCCCGAACTCGACATTCCGGCCCGAGCCCGCAGGTTCCTGCGCTATATTGTCGAAGAGACACTTGCCGGTCACGCGGATCGCATCAAGGCCTATACGGTCGGAATTGAGGTTTTTGAGCGCGATCCGAGCTTCGACGCGCAGAGCGATCCGGTCGTACGGATCGAGGCAGGCAGGCTGCGCCGGGCACTGGAGCGCTATTACCTCGTCGTCGGCCTCTCGGACCCGGTCATCATCTCGATCCCGAAAGGCGGATACGTGCCGCGCTTCGAACGGCGTAACGTGCCGGTCGTAGACCGTTCCACTCCGGCCAGGCCTGCCGAGAGGCCGGTCGTCGCGCCGCCTCCGTGGCGGTGGTCACGCTGGCTCGTCACAGGCACGGCTGTATTCGTCGCCGCTCTCGCCGGTATGGTCCTGTGGCACACCTTGCCTGACGTCTCGAAGTCCGCAATCCCGGCATCGGCGGCGCCTACCCTCATCGTCATGCCGTTTGCAAACCTCGGCGAGCTTCCGGAAGCGAAGGTCTATGCCGACGGGTTGACCGAGGAAATCGTGAGCCAGCTTGCCCGCTTCAGGGAGCTGATCGTCCTGGGACGGGAGACATCGCGGAGCATCCCGCCGGGCGCCGATACCGCCCGTATCCGCCGGGAACTCGGTGTCCGATACGTGCTTGAGGGAAGCGTCCGGACCGCGACAAACCACCTGCGCGTGACGGGCCGCCTACTCGACGCGCAAACGGGGGCGGTGCTGTGGTCCCACACTTACGACGATGATTTGCGGGTCCGTGACCTGTTCACCATCCAGGACGATGTCGCGCAGAAAGTTGCAACCGCCGTGGCGCAGCCCTACGGCATCATCTTCCGAGCCGATGAAAGACGCACTGCCCCAAGCCCGCCTGACGACCTCCGTGACTATGCCTGCACCGTGCAGTTCTACACGTACCGGACAGCGCTCTCAGCGGAAAGCCATGCAGCGATCCGGACCTGCCTCGAACGAGCGATCGGTGCTCACCCGAGCTACGCCACCGCCTGGGCGATGCTGTCAATCTTGTACCTCGACGAGGACCGATTTGGGTTCAATCCGAAGGTCGGCTCTCCCACAGCAATCCAGCGTTCCATCGAGGCCGCACACCGGGCGATCCGGCTCGACCCGGAGAACGTGCGAGCGCTCCAGGCCCTGATGATGGCGCTGTTTTTTGCCCAGAAGCCGGCCGAGGCGCTCGAGGTCGGTGAACGCGCGATTGCATTGAACCCGAACGACACCGAACTGCTCGCGGAGTTCGGCAGCCGCCTGGGCCAGGCCGGTGCCTGGGAGCGTGGCACCGCACTCCTGGAGCAGGCTCTTGCCCGCAATCCCGGGCACTCCGATTTCTACAACGGGTCGCTGGCTCATCACGCCTACATGCAACGCGACTACCGACGCGCCGAAGCCCTCATCCGGCAGGTCAGCTTGGAGAAGTTTCCACTCTACCATTTCGTCGCAGCGATTATTTACGCTCAGCTCGGCATGAAGCCGGAGGCGGCCGAAGCACGAGATCAGTTTCTCCGGATGCGTCCAAAATTCTTCGACAACTGGGATCAGGAGGCGGCCAAGCGCAACTACCGCCCGGAAGACACCATCCATCTCGCCCAGGGCGCGCGCAAGGCGGGCTTTCCCGTACCCAACAGAACGGCGGCGGAAGCGGCCCTCGAGGCGGGTATCCCTCAGCGCTGA
- a CDS encoding cysteine rich repeat-containing protein — translation MKGETIGTKPEASIVSLRTALAAACLLVPMAIPLGASAQTLSFAEAYDRIAKSCGSDIDKYCSKVSLGGGAIKACLDRNQAKLSAGCKSASAETFQSLAKRAIAQATAVKVCERDVGEYCRGVQPHDGYQLQCLLTASKVVSSACKQVIVDAGWN, via the coding sequence GTGAAGGGCGAGACCATTGGCACAAAACCGGAGGCGTCGATCGTGAGTCTACGTACAGCCCTAGCCGCAGCGTGCCTGCTGGTTCCCATGGCGATCCCGCTCGGAGCATCTGCCCAGACGCTCAGCTTCGCCGAAGCCTACGACCGGATCGCAAAGTCATGCGGCTCGGACATCGACAAGTATTGCTCGAAGGTCTCGCTTGGGGGCGGCGCTATCAAGGCTTGCCTGGATCGCAACCAGGCGAAGCTTTCGGCGGGGTGCAAGTCAGCCTCGGCCGAGACGTTCCAGTCCCTCGCGAAGCGAGCCATCGCGCAGGCTACCGCTGTCAAGGTCTGCGAACGCGATGTCGGCGAATACTGCCGCGGCGTGCAACCCCATGACGGCTACCAGCTACAGTGCCTGCTGACCGCGTCGAAGGTCGTCAGCAGTGCCTGCAAGCAAGTCATCGTCGATGCCGGTTGGAACTGA
- a CDS encoding OmpA family protein, which translates to MKPIALVFSAAIALASASSALRAQARLNDSQLIETLNVLDQSKSIDVAALRRQAVDSVAANRGPNASLREPLSQELDNLSQFTVEILFRTGSAVIRPASFRTIGVIADSLHHPSLREYKFLIVGHTDAVGDRKSNLTLSQNRADAVREALVTTFGISPTRIVAVGLGEEQLQDRKNPDAAVNRRVQIVNVGRFR; encoded by the coding sequence ATGAAGCCCATCGCCCTCGTCTTCTCCGCCGCGATCGCCCTCGCTTCCGCAAGCTCGGCCTTGCGCGCCCAAGCGCGGCTCAACGATAGCCAGCTGATCGAGACGCTGAACGTCCTCGATCAGTCTAAATCGATCGACGTCGCAGCGCTCCGGCGCCAGGCTGTCGACAGCGTCGCCGCCAATCGCGGGCCGAATGCTTCCCTGCGCGAGCCTCTATCGCAGGAACTGGACAATCTCTCGCAGTTCACTGTCGAGATTCTGTTCCGGACCGGCTCGGCGGTGATCCGCCCAGCATCCTTCCGGACTATCGGCGTCATTGCCGACTCCCTCCACCACCCGAGCTTGCGGGAGTACAAGTTCCTGATCGTCGGCCACACCGACGCGGTTGGCGACCGGAAGTCCAACCTGACGCTCAGCCAGAATCGGGCCGACGCGGTTCGCGAGGCGCTGGTCACGACGTTCGGGATCTCCCCGACCCGGATTGTCGCGGTTGGTCTCGGCGAGGAGCAGTTGCAGGACCGGAAAAACCCTGACGCGGCGGTCAACCGCCGTGTCCAGATCGTGAATGTGGGCCGGTTCCGCTAG
- a CDS encoding DUF3604 domain-containing protein yields the protein MQCFKVSTAIGALVVGASLGSPAALLAQDTGILDRASAERVSQKPGYSPYAGRNFPTRPFFGDTHLHTAFSMDAGAFGARLGPKEAYRFARGEEITASAGERAKLSRPLDFLVVADHSDGMGFFPLLVGGDPVIMASQQGKKWHDMIDGGQGAAAAIDIITNFGKGTIDKGIMPLPGTRTFQSAWQQTIKAAEEANTPGQFTAFIGYEWTSNTGGNNLHRNVIFRDNAARASQVEPYTTQAPLGSDNPRELWKWMTGYEAKTGGSVLAIAHNGNLSNGRMFPLIESFTGKPVDKEYVEQRERWERLYETTQTKGTGEAHPFLSPNDEFANFEIWDKGNLDGSAAKTKDMLEFEYARSALKNGLLLEQQLGTNPYKFGLIGSSDAHTGLSAMEEDNFFGKTTPQEPSPERMTKTFFDNPQTGVKVMDWEVSASGYAAVWAQENTRESLWDAMQRKETYATTGPRMVVRFFGGWEFDENDARNRLPAHVGYAKGVPMGGDLKGALAGKVPTFLVAGLKDAIGANLDRIQIIKGWLGKDGKPQEKVFDVVWSGDRKPGPDGKVPSVGSTVDIANASWTNTIGAPELIATWKDPDFDPTLRAFYYARVLEIPTPRWTAYDAKRFGTKPLPGTQMTITERAYTSPIWYTP from the coding sequence ATGCAGTGCTTCAAAGTCTCTACCGCGATCGGCGCCCTGGTCGTTGGCGCATCGCTCGGTTCGCCTGCCGCCTTGTTGGCGCAAGACACCGGAATCCTGGACCGGGCCTCGGCAGAGCGGGTTTCGCAGAAGCCGGGCTATTCTCCCTATGCCGGTCGCAATTTTCCGACGCGACCGTTCTTTGGCGACACCCATCTGCATACGGCCTTCTCGATGGATGCCGGCGCCTTCGGCGCGCGGCTCGGACCGAAGGAAGCCTATCGCTTCGCCCGCGGCGAGGAGATTACGGCGTCGGCCGGCGAGCGGGCCAAGCTGTCCCGTCCGCTGGACTTCCTCGTCGTGGCCGATCACTCGGACGGGATGGGTTTCTTTCCACTGCTTGTGGGCGGCGATCCCGTGATCATGGCGAGCCAGCAAGGCAAGAAGTGGCACGACATGATCGATGGCGGCCAGGGCGCGGCGGCTGCGATCGACATCATCACGAATTTCGGCAAAGGCACGATCGATAAAGGGATCATGCCGTTGCCTGGAACCCGCACATTTCAATCGGCTTGGCAGCAGACGATCAAGGCAGCCGAGGAGGCCAACACTCCCGGTCAGTTCACGGCCTTCATCGGCTATGAATGGACCTCGAACACCGGCGGGAACAACCTGCATCGCAACGTTATCTTCCGCGACAATGCTGCGCGCGCCAGTCAGGTCGAGCCCTATACGACGCAGGCACCTCTGGGCAGCGACAATCCTCGCGAACTCTGGAAGTGGATGACCGGCTACGAGGCGAAGACCGGCGGCAGCGTTCTGGCGATTGCGCATAACGGCAATCTCAGCAACGGGCGGATGTTCCCGCTGATCGAATCCTTCACCGGCAAGCCGGTGGACAAGGAGTATGTCGAGCAGCGGGAGCGATGGGAGCGCCTGTACGAAACGACCCAGACCAAGGGCACTGGCGAAGCCCATCCCTTCCTTTCGCCCAATGACGAATTCGCCAATTTCGAAATCTGGGACAAAGGCAACCTCGACGGCAGCGCCGCCAAAACGAAGGACATGCTCGAATTCGAATATGCCCGCTCTGCGCTGAAGAACGGCCTTTTGCTGGAACAGCAACTTGGCACGAACCCCTACAAGTTCGGTCTGATTGGCAGTTCCGACGCCCATACCGGGCTCTCGGCGATGGAGGAGGACAACTTCTTCGGCAAGACGACGCCGCAGGAGCCGAGCCCAGAACGGATGACCAAGACCTTCTTCGACAATCCGCAGACGGGTGTCAAAGTCATGGACTGGGAGGTCTCGGCCTCGGGCTATGCCGCGGTCTGGGCCCAGGAGAACACGCGCGAATCCCTCTGGGACGCGATGCAGCGCAAGGAGACCTATGCGACGACCGGGCCGCGCATGGTCGTGCGTTTCTTCGGCGGCTGGGAGTTCGACGAGAACGACGCGCGTAACCGGCTGCCGGCCCATGTCGGCTATGCCAAGGGCGTACCGATGGGCGGCGACCTGAAGGGCGCGCTTGCCGGCAAGGTGCCGACCTTCCTCGTGGCCGGGCTCAAGGATGCGATCGGCGCCAACCTCGACCGGATCCAGATCATCAAGGGCTGGCTCGGCAAGGATGGAAAGCCACAGGAGAAGGTCTTTGACGTCGTATGGTCCGGCGATCGCAAGCCCGGCCCTGATGGCAAGGTGCCTTCGGTCGGCAGCACCGTGGATATCGCTAACGCGAGCTGGACGAACACGATCGGTGCGCCGGAGCTGATCGCGACGTGGAAGGACCCCGATTTTGATCCGACCCTGCGTGCCTTTTACTATGCGCGCGTGCTTGAGATCCCGACGCCACGCTGGACTGCCTATGACGCCAAGCGCTTCGGCACGAAGCCGCTTCCCGGCACGCAGATGACGATCACCGAGCGCGCCTACACCTCGCCGATCTGGTACACGCCGTGA
- a CDS encoding peptidylprolyl isomerase, translating to MIGRLLKEPLAHFLVLALAIFALYGALKRNNEPRADEIVVTGAKIEQLSGLFAKTWQRPPSASEIKGLIDDHVKEEILYREALALGLDKDDTVIRRRLRLKMEFLSQAQAEAATPSEAELEAFLKANPDRFRIDPTLAFRQVFLSPERRGEMIEQDVASVLEVLRAKPDTDPATLGDPTILPPELPSTRKSSIGQIFGRAFAEAVATTPSGAWVGPLKSSYGLHVVQVDESKPGRPPTLAEVRDNVAQEWANERRRQAEEAQLAERLKRYRVRIETQADNAAPTGRSP from the coding sequence ATGATCGGACGTCTGCTCAAAGAACCGCTGGCACATTTCCTGGTTCTCGCGCTGGCGATCTTCGCGCTCTATGGGGCTCTCAAGCGGAACAACGAGCCACGGGCCGACGAGATCGTCGTGACCGGGGCCAAGATCGAACAGCTTTCTGGCCTCTTCGCCAAGACATGGCAGCGCCCACCGTCCGCGAGTGAGATCAAGGGCCTTATCGACGATCATGTGAAGGAGGAGATCCTCTACCGTGAAGCGCTCGCGCTTGGGCTCGACAAGGATGACACGGTGATCCGCCGCCGCCTGCGCCTGAAGATGGAGTTTCTCAGCCAGGCGCAAGCCGAAGCGGCGACGCCGAGCGAAGCGGAATTGGAGGCCTTTCTCAAGGCGAACCCCGATCGGTTCCGGATCGACCCGACGCTGGCCTTTCGTCAGGTCTTCCTGAGCCCCGAGCGTCGTGGCGAAATGATCGAGCAGGACGTCGCGTCTGTGCTCGAAGTTCTGCGCGCGAAGCCCGATACAGATCCCGCGACGCTGGGCGACCCGACCATCCTGCCGCCCGAACTGCCGTCGACGCGGAAGTCCTCGATAGGCCAGATTTTTGGCAGGGCCTTCGCCGAGGCCGTCGCCACGACGCCGTCCGGAGCATGGGTTGGGCCGCTCAAGTCGAGCTACGGGCTCCATGTTGTTCAAGTCGACGAAAGCAAGCCGGGCAGGCCTCCCACCCTCGCAGAGGTTCGCGACAATGTCGCACAGGAATGGGCGAACGAAAGGCGGCGGCAAGCGGAGGAGGCGCAACTCGCCGAGCGGCTGAAGCGCTACCGGGTGAGGATTGAGACGCAAGCGGATAACGCAGCCCCGACGGGGCGAAGCCCGTGA
- a CDS encoding PspA/IM30 family protein — translation MLLNLSPSQEDLAALQATLNAYRAALGILEGTSGANLVALHEEAYEEIRAKTGLPSRMATLALRDHSRRTAGAPVDDIPLDSKLFSIKGPDSLSIATTGGRVVVPYSVGGYSNGWDDFSEARLCFSSSSISILVGVQAGLHPQKETTMSNEGILARLGRVIAGVVNTAVDAAEGANPVAVAQQAVREIGKISEEARGALGVALAAGHRLKAKADDLDAEIRDLDDKIRTGLEKGRDDLARAATGVQIDLEAQRTALAKAINENAHEIGEAEATLRSIASARTDAMKRLEDAKRAERAVPATATPSQRNDQRLAAALEAVERVTGVPAKPVQGAAEVEELGRIQREDAIEARLKAFREGQR, via the coding sequence ATGCTGCTCAACCTGTCGCCCTCGCAGGAGGATCTTGCGGCGCTTCAGGCGACGCTCAACGCATATCGGGCTGCCTTAGGCATTCTCGAAGGCACCAGCGGCGCTAACCTCGTCGCGTTGCACGAGGAGGCCTACGAGGAGATCCGCGCCAAGACCGGTCTGCCTTCGCGCATGGCGACCCTGGCCCTGCGCGACCACAGCCGACGTACCGCCGGCGCGCCCGTCGACGATATCCCGCTCGACTCGAAGCTCTTCTCAATCAAAGGCCCCGACAGCCTGAGCATCGCGACCACAGGCGGGCGTGTCGTCGTTCCCTACTCCGTGGGCGGCTATAGCAACGGCTGGGACGATTTTTCAGAAGCCCGGCTTTGCTTCAGCAGCTCTTCCATCAGCATCCTCGTCGGCGTGCAGGCCGGCCTCCATCCGCAAAAGGAGACCACCATGTCCAATGAAGGTATCTTGGCCCGTCTCGGACGCGTGATCGCCGGCGTCGTCAATACAGCGGTCGATGCAGCCGAGGGTGCTAATCCGGTCGCCGTCGCACAGCAGGCCGTTCGCGAGATTGGAAAGATCTCTGAGGAGGCCCGGGGGGCGCTCGGCGTCGCATTGGCTGCCGGCCATCGATTGAAAGCCAAGGCTGATGATCTCGATGCCGAAATCCGCGACCTTGACGACAAGATCAGGACTGGCCTCGAAAAGGGACGGGACGATCTGGCTCGTGCCGCAACCGGCGTGCAGATCGACCTGGAAGCCCAGCGAACGGCGCTCGCCAAGGCCATCAACGAGAACGCTCACGAGATCGGCGAGGCGGAAGCGACCCTGCGCAGCATCGCATCGGCTCGCACCGACGCGATGAAGCGGCTGGAGGATGCCAAGCGCGCCGAGCGCGCAGTACCTGCCACAGCGACACCGTCCCAGCGTAACGACCAGCGCCTTGCAGCTGCTCTCGAAGCAGTCGAGCGGGTGACAGGCGTCCCGGCAAAGCCAGTTCAGGGCGCAGCCGAGGTAGAGGAGCTCGGGCGGATCCAGCGCGAGGATGCGATCGAGGCACGCCTCAAGGCCTTCCGCGAGGGGCAGCGCTGA
- a CDS encoding OB-fold-containig protein, with product MTSVIQPGTGPFWLALMVVAGLGVVELVSVLLGASASGILDDGLGHHGPDGHEAGLLGGWMSWLNAGGVPILVLAVILLSTFAAFGFAIQALAAGLAGPLPVVVAVPAALAAGVPATRWLSRAIARIIPRDETAAVSQVDFIGLVGTVTIGPLDQGNPGSVRVKDRHDNIHVLRANAAPGHVIETGAIVIVADGSDGLFQAIPAPPELQQR from the coding sequence ATGACTTCCGTCATCCAGCCGGGCACCGGGCCCTTCTGGCTGGCGCTGATGGTCGTCGCCGGACTCGGCGTGGTCGAGCTCGTCTCGGTCCTACTCGGGGCTTCTGCCTCTGGCATTCTCGACGACGGCCTGGGGCATCACGGACCAGATGGACACGAGGCCGGCCTTCTCGGCGGGTGGATGTCCTGGCTGAACGCCGGCGGCGTGCCGATCCTGGTACTCGCGGTCATCCTGCTCTCGACCTTCGCCGCCTTCGGGTTTGCCATCCAGGCTCTTGCGGCCGGTTTGGCCGGCCCACTTCCCGTCGTCGTCGCCGTGCCAGCTGCGCTAGCCGCAGGCGTCCCGGCAACACGATGGCTCAGCCGGGCGATTGCCCGGATCATCCCCCGCGACGAGACCGCCGCGGTTAGCCAGGTCGACTTCATCGGTCTTGTTGGCACGGTCACGATCGGTCCGCTCGACCAAGGCAATCCCGGATCGGTCCGCGTCAAGGATCGGCACGACAACATCCATGTCCTGAGGGCGAATGCCGCGCCAGGCCATGTCATCGAAACCGGCGCGATCGTCATCGTCGCCGACGGCTCTGATGGCCTCTTCCAGGCCATTCCCGCGCCACCCGAACTTCAGCAACGCTGA
- a CDS encoding multicopper oxidase domain-containing protein, translated as MNRREFLYGSMAGSVGLGTSATAFPIRGWAQPLSAPGSSETPAPRRLAIVNRTIDVNGKAARVFGLVQPDGTSGLTLDAGGNFDIALANGIAEPTLIHWHGLAPPWAMDGVPENPAALLRPSDERRYTFPVGRGGTHWMHAHTLQEQNLLAAPLIVRSAEEAKRDEQEVVILLHDFSFTPAGELLAKLKGSAQATGGMPMNHGAMGHGEMTGRMSQPMSSGAVPQAMRGHPMGPGMAGMDLNDIDYDAYLANDRTLNDPQVVTVEKGGRVRLRIINGATATAFTIDCGALPGELIAVDGREVQAVSGHSFPISMGQRLDIRLTLPIEGGTHPILALREGAVERAGIILASAGAPIRRIAATGEAKGPIVGLDLEQRLRSLTPPQARPIDRRFALTLTGTMAGYQWGIEAGEAIKIKRGERVEIALVNMSKMAHPMHLHGHHFQVTAINGAPINGAVRDTVLVPPMARVSIAFDADNPGRWPLHCHHLYHMATGMMAYVAYLS; from the coding sequence ATGAACCGTCGTGAATTTCTTTACGGCTCGATGGCCGGCTCCGTTGGGCTCGGCACGTCAGCCACCGCTTTTCCGATCCGCGGCTGGGCGCAACCCTTAAGCGCTCCCGGATCCTCCGAGACGCCTGCGCCCCGGCGTCTCGCCATCGTGAATCGGACGATCGACGTCAACGGCAAGGCGGCGCGGGTCTTTGGCCTCGTGCAACCGGACGGAACGTCCGGTCTCACGCTCGATGCGGGAGGGAATTTCGACATCGCCTTGGCCAACGGCATCGCCGAGCCGACGCTGATCCACTGGCACGGCCTGGCCCCGCCATGGGCCATGGACGGCGTGCCAGAGAACCCGGCAGCGCTTCTGCGCCCCTCCGACGAACGGCGCTACACCTTCCCAGTCGGGAGGGGGGGCACGCATTGGATGCACGCCCACACCCTCCAGGAGCAGAACCTGCTGGCGGCGCCTCTGATCGTGCGCAGCGCCGAAGAAGCGAAGCGGGACGAGCAGGAGGTCGTGATCCTTCTGCACGACTTCTCCTTCACTCCAGCGGGGGAGCTATTGGCGAAGCTAAAGGGCAGCGCGCAGGCGACCGGTGGAATGCCCATGAACCACGGCGCCATGGGGCATGGCGAGATGACGGGACGCATGAGCCAACCGATGTCCTCCGGCGCCGTGCCGCAAGCAATGCGGGGACACCCGATGGGTCCAGGCATGGCTGGGATGGACCTCAACGACATCGACTATGATGCCTATCTTGCCAATGACCGGACCCTCAACGACCCGCAGGTCGTCACGGTCGAGAAGGGCGGGCGGGTCCGCCTGCGCATCATCAACGGCGCGACGGCGACGGCCTTCACCATCGACTGTGGCGCCCTGCCCGGGGAACTGATTGCTGTCGACGGACGAGAGGTTCAGGCGGTCTCCGGTCATTCCTTCCCGATCTCGATGGGCCAGCGCCTCGACATCCGGCTGACGCTGCCAATTGAGGGCGGGACCCATCCGATCCTGGCGCTGCGGGAAGGGGCGGTGGAGCGGGCGGGCATCATTCTGGCGAGCGCCGGAGCGCCGATCCGCCGGATCGCCGCGACGGGAGAGGCCAAGGGGCCGATCGTCGGGCTCGATCTGGAGCAGCGACTGCGTTCCCTAACGCCGCCGCAGGCGCGACCGATCGATCGCCGTTTCGCACTGACTCTGACCGGGACCATGGCGGGCTACCAGTGGGGGATCGAGGCCGGCGAGGCGATCAAGATCAAGCGCGGCGAGCGGGTCGAGATCGCGCTGGTCAACATGTCTAAGATGGCGCACCCGATGCACCTGCACGGGCATCATTTCCAGGTGACCGCAATCAACGGCGCGCCGATCAACGGGGCAGTTCGGGATACGGTGCTGGTGCCGCCGATGGCGCGCGTGAGTATCGCGTTCGATGCGGACAATCCCGGGCGCTGGCCGCTCCACTGCCATCACCTCTACCACATGGCCACGGGCATGATGGCGTACGTCGCCTATTTGTCGTGA
- a CDS encoding Spy/CpxP family protein refolding chaperone has translation MFAVAPALAEDAHHPPQGQASAPAATPQAPAATPGMAGGGMRDMMGAGPMGMMRGNAMGMMGLMMAPERIEGRIAFLRAELKITDAQQPLWNSFAEALRSNARDMMGGMQQMMASMQGGTAPNLMQRLDGHERMVVAHLEALRRMKAALNPLYGALDDTQKRTADQLLMPGAMGPM, from the coding sequence ATGTTCGCCGTGGCACCGGCGCTTGCCGAGGACGCGCATCATCCGCCGCAGGGCCAAGCCTCCGCCCCTGCCGCCACACCTCAAGCCCCAGCGGCCACGCCGGGCATGGCCGGCGGCGGCATGAGGGACATGATGGGCGCCGGGCCGATGGGAATGATGCGCGGCAACGCCATGGGCATGATGGGCCTTATGATGGCACCGGAGCGCATCGAGGGGCGTATCGCCTTCCTGAGGGCCGAGCTTAAGATCACTGACGCACAACAGCCGTTGTGGAACAGCTTCGCCGAGGCTCTCCGCTCCAATGCGCGCGATATGATGGGCGGGATGCAGCAAATGATGGCATCCATGCAAGGCGGGACGGCGCCCAATTTGATGCAGCGCCTGGATGGTCACGAGCGCATGGTCGTTGCCCACCTCGAGGCTCTTCGCCGGATGAAGGCCGCGCTCAACCCGCTCTATGGCGCGCTTGACGACACGCAAAAGCGGACCGCAGACCAGCTTCTCATGCCTGGAGCGATGGGGCCGATGTGA
- a CDS encoding isoprenylcysteine carboxylmethyltransferase family protein, which produces MRETSAYGLWSLVIINSAVFILFAASFTRLKTKRDWRSLGAFSAFIVALFTEMYGFPLTIYLLSGWLGRQFPGVDFWSHDAGHLLEAMFGRRVHPHFGPFHILSNILIFGGFWLLIASWHRLYPAQRDHRLATDGPYDYVRHPQYLGFIIIMVGFLLQWPTLVTLAMFPILVWVYVRLARKEEAASRAEFGEAWDAYANAVPGFIPKFGRGPSTTVPPQGGPTRG; this is translated from the coding sequence ATGCGTGAGACCTCCGCTTACGGCCTCTGGAGTCTCGTGATCATCAATTCCGCGGTGTTCATCCTGTTCGCCGCGAGCTTCACCAGGCTCAAGACCAAACGCGATTGGCGCTCGCTTGGGGCCTTCTCAGCCTTCATCGTCGCGCTTTTCACCGAGATGTACGGCTTCCCGCTGACGATCTATCTCCTGTCGGGATGGCTTGGACGGCAGTTTCCGGGCGTCGACTTCTGGTCGCATGACGCCGGCCACCTGCTGGAGGCGATGTTCGGCCGGCGCGTCCACCCACATTTCGGCCCGTTCCACATTTTGAGCAACATCTTGATCTTCGGCGGCTTCTGGCTGCTGATCGCTAGTTGGCACCGTCTTTACCCCGCCCAGCGAGACCATCGCCTCGCAACCGATGGGCCCTACGATTACGTCCGTCATCCGCAGTATCTGGGCTTCATCATCATCATGGTCGGCTTCCTGCTACAGTGGCCGACGCTGGTGACGCTCGCCATGTTCCCAATACTGGTCTGGGTCTACGTGCGCTTGGCCAGGAAAGAGGAGGCCGCCTCCCGGGCGGAGTTCGGCGAAGCGTGGGACGCTTACGCCAACGCTGTCCCGGGCTTCATTCCCAAGTTCGGGCGCGGGCCTTCTACAACGGTTCCGCCGCAAGGAGGTCCCACCCGTGGCTGA